The Sediminispirochaeta smaragdinae DSM 11293 genome has a segment encoding these proteins:
- a CDS encoding LacI family DNA-binding transcriptional regulator, protein MGATILDVAKLCGYSKTTISRAFASPEKVSEKTRTIIYKAAKEINYTPDAIARAMVRKKTDNIGFIVADQQYPVVLNPFYSPVFEGVLRTCKEKGYSVFIASESDIHISTGQVYMKKQMDGVIICGQTDKATIESFKSQNIPVVLLNNIIDMDDLVCVAVDNYNGTVQAVEHLIQRGHVDIAIISGNFSPNVYNARYRAFVDTMKKHGLEIDERFVKRVEPSLEASMECTTQLLAQKREPTAIFATNDVIAIGAMKVALRAGYKLPEDLAIVGFDDSDYSEIVEPELSTVRINKLEIGKVASERLIEIIEGKAAEKEVILSETTLLVRATS, encoded by the coding sequence ATGGGGGCGACAATATTGGATGTTGCTAAGCTTTGCGGCTATTCAAAAACTACCATTTCCCGTGCTTTCGCTTCACCCGAGAAGGTTTCAGAGAAGACCCGAACCATCATTTATAAAGCGGCAAAAGAGATCAACTACACTCCTGATGCCATTGCCAGAGCCATGGTCAGGAAAAAAACCGACAATATCGGTTTTATTGTTGCCGACCAGCAATATCCTGTTGTCTTAAACCCGTTTTATTCCCCGGTATTCGAAGGCGTCTTGCGGACCTGCAAGGAGAAGGGGTATTCGGTATTCATAGCATCGGAAAGTGATATCCATATTTCTACAGGGCAAGTATATATGAAAAAGCAGATGGATGGAGTGATTATCTGCGGCCAAACCGATAAGGCGACGATCGAAAGTTTCAAAAGCCAAAATATACCGGTTGTCCTTTTGAACAATATCATTGATATGGATGATCTTGTCTGTGTGGCGGTTGATAACTACAATGGTACAGTTCAGGCTGTTGAGCATTTGATCCAGCGGGGACACGTGGATATTGCAATCATATCAGGTAATTTTTCTCCTAACGTCTACAACGCCAGATACCGTGCCTTTGTCGACACCATGAAGAAGCACGGCCTTGAGATTGACGAGCGGTTTGTGAAGCGTGTGGAACCGAGTCTCGAGGCTTCAATGGAATGTACTACGCAGCTACTTGCCCAGAAAAGAGAGCCGACTGCCATCTTTGCAACAAATGATGTAATTGCGATTGGGGCGATGAAGGTTGCATTGCGCGCCGGTTACAAGCTTCCGGAGGATCTGGCAATAGTCGGTTTCGACGATAGCGACTACAGCGAAATAGTCGAACCGGAGCTTTCAACCGTAAGGATCAACAAGCTTGAAATAGGAAAGGTTGCTTCCGAGCGGCTCATTGAGATTATTGAGGGCAAAGCGGCTGAGAAAGAGGTCATACTTTCGGAAACAACCTTGCTTGTCAGGGCTACATCATAG
- a CDS encoding TetR/AcrR family transcriptional regulator encodes MFTLSSDNEPSKEELILEAAMKVFIEKGWSGARMQEIADRAGINKTLLHYYFRSKENLYRRILQQVLTFFFRQASINYDEADDFESFLRKAIAAIIDTANDNPQLPIFIMQELSRGGATVREVLRDVVDREEMVLPELLMSRVSQALATGTIRRIDPIQFLLTLIGGCIYFFVAEPIAMEIIKKQDSVGAFDRAAFIEERKEEIFNVLYYGIKA; translated from the coding sequence ATGTTCACATTATCTTCCGATAACGAGCCGTCGAAAGAGGAGCTCATCCTTGAGGCGGCCATGAAGGTTTTCATCGAAAAAGGATGGAGCGGAGCAAGAATGCAGGAAATTGCAGATCGGGCGGGAATCAATAAAACCCTTCTCCACTATTATTTCCGTTCAAAGGAAAATCTCTACAGACGGATTCTTCAGCAGGTCCTCACCTTTTTCTTTCGGCAGGCCAGCATCAACTACGATGAGGCTGATGACTTTGAGAGCTTTCTGAGGAAGGCGATTGCGGCAATTATCGACACGGCGAACGACAACCCACAGTTGCCTATATTCATCATGCAAGAACTTTCCCGTGGTGGCGCAACAGTGCGCGAGGTGCTGAGGGATGTTGTCGACCGAGAAGAGATGGTCCTACCCGAATTATTGATGTCGCGCGTTAGCCAGGCACTTGCGACCGGAACAATACGTCGGATCGATCCCATTCAATTCCTTCTCACCCTGATTGGAGGCTGTATCTACTTCTTTGTTGCCGAGCCTATCGCCATGGAGATCATTAAAAAACAAGATAGCGTCGGGGCGTTCGATCGGGCGGCCTTCATCGAAGAACGCAAGGAGGAAATTTTCAATGTTCTCTACTACGGTATCAAGGCGTAA
- a CDS encoding TolC family protein — protein MFSTTVSRRKAGLKPAFMRCRPPVSIVLGIFFCTVITSFAQTPQEAIDLALAHDNDIAAARAGRVAAEYGAQAAAYDRLPQLSLGSSYQYRAPDNELDLTLPTGSTTINLSRKHNMELSAGLHWLLFSGFAVESNIEQQRLQSLLADNALQSTELDVAFKTISAYRNVQATQLQHSSLASGRERARIQFEQVEHLREQGMANEVDLLSLKLALLDYDRQLMETAANIDNARLTLETLTGSKTFTVRQPPAQLPSLVVPELHIEQLYQMQAFRIRQEMARNQQRLTDSARLPTFSVDSLLHYGKPGTNSVEDEWMFYGTIGLSLNWSCNWGGNRLASAGARAAVTQADANSRAVRQQLEQLYKEEVRRYISMDSELAILKQAFDVTSKKMEIIQVQYKEGMASVTDFNDANLALTQAELRYRSQILAILLELNRIELLSGKPIEQWSVSQ, from the coding sequence ATGTTCTCTACTACGGTATCAAGGCGTAAGGCGGGTCTAAAACCGGCCTTCATGCGATGCAGACCGCCTGTTTCAATAGTACTCGGCATCTTTTTTTGTACCGTTATTACAAGTTTTGCCCAGACACCACAAGAGGCGATTGATCTTGCCCTTGCGCATGATAACGATATTGCGGCCGCTCGGGCAGGCAGGGTAGCAGCCGAATACGGAGCACAGGCAGCTGCTTACGACCGGCTCCCACAGCTGAGCCTCGGCAGCAGCTATCAATACAGGGCCCCGGACAATGAACTCGATCTTACTCTGCCTACAGGCAGTACGACGATAAACCTTTCCCGGAAACACAATATGGAACTATCGGCAGGCCTTCACTGGCTTCTTTTTTCCGGTTTTGCCGTAGAATCGAACATCGAGCAGCAGAGGTTGCAAAGCCTGCTTGCCGACAATGCGCTCCAATCGACGGAACTCGATGTTGCCTTCAAAACGATAAGCGCCTACCGAAATGTTCAGGCTACCCAGTTACAGCACAGCTCCCTTGCCTCTGGAAGAGAGCGGGCAAGAATTCAATTTGAGCAGGTGGAACATCTGAGGGAGCAAGGTATGGCAAACGAAGTCGATCTGCTATCCCTCAAATTGGCGCTTTTAGACTACGACCGCCAGCTTATGGAAACCGCTGCAAACATCGACAATGCCCGCCTGACCCTTGAAACGCTAACAGGCAGCAAGACATTCACCGTCCGACAGCCGCCCGCACAGCTCCCTTCTCTGGTGGTTCCAGAACTGCACATCGAACAGCTGTATCAGATGCAGGCGTTTCGCATCCGCCAGGAGATGGCAAGAAACCAGCAACGACTCACAGACTCCGCGAGGCTACCCACATTTTCGGTGGATTCCCTACTCCATTATGGAAAACCAGGAACGAATTCCGTCGAAGACGAGTGGATGTTCTACGGCACAATAGGGCTTTCGCTAAACTGGTCGTGCAACTGGGGAGGCAACAGGCTTGCATCGGCCGGTGCAAGAGCGGCAGTAACCCAGGCTGATGCAAATAGCCGGGCAGTCAGACAGCAGTTGGAGCAGCTGTACAAAGAGGAAGTCCGCCGCTACATCAGTATGGACAGTGAGCTCGCCATACTGAAACAAGCCTTTGACGTTACTTCGAAAAAGATGGAGATCATCCAAGTACAATACAAGGAAGGAATGGCTTCGGTAACGGACTTCAACGATGCGAACCTTGCTCTCACCCAGGCTGAACTTCGCTACCGCAGTCAGATCCTTGCAATTCTGCTGGAATTGAATCGTATCGAGCTGTTAAGCGGAAAACCAATCGAACAATGGAGCGTTTCACAATGA
- a CDS encoding HlyD family secretion protein, which translates to MIIQASKRILTVLLPLMLIAGCGNGNEEQSFSGQTDSDTIVLSSQSAGIITSVLVDEGTSVEKGDLLAEIDTERLELQRQQQAAQLDGIEARIQAALSQIDQAKEELSLSEETLAKTEKLLPQGGATQQRRDELATQVGVGRSKIRGLKANYDLLQAQKKELLAGMKLTNIAIRDSSISAPIDGVVLNRFHEAGELAATGTPLFELADLSSLTVKIYVPLAQLPALRIGSEVSIMVTGSEKRLTGKVEQIADESEFTPKTILTKETRETLVYEVKISVPNPGGLLKIGMPVDVYL; encoded by the coding sequence ATGATCATACAGGCTTCAAAGCGAATACTTACCGTCCTCTTGCCCCTGATGCTTATAGCCGGCTGTGGGAACGGAAATGAAGAACAGAGTTTTAGCGGACAGACCGACAGCGACACGATTGTACTCTCCTCCCAGAGTGCGGGTATCATTACATCGGTCCTCGTCGACGAAGGCACCAGCGTCGAAAAGGGGGATCTCCTTGCCGAGATCGACACCGAAAGGTTGGAGCTGCAGCGCCAGCAGCAGGCGGCCCAGCTCGATGGTATCGAGGCCCGAATACAGGCCGCCCTCTCCCAGATCGATCAAGCCAAGGAGGAACTATCACTCAGCGAGGAGACCCTTGCCAAAACCGAAAAGCTTCTGCCGCAGGGGGGAGCAACTCAGCAGAGAAGGGACGAGCTGGCCACCCAGGTAGGGGTCGGCAGGTCGAAGATACGGGGGCTTAAGGCCAACTACGACCTGCTGCAGGCACAGAAGAAAGAACTTCTTGCCGGCATGAAACTCACCAACATAGCCATCCGCGACTCGTCGATAAGCGCCCCCATAGACGGAGTGGTCCTGAATCGCTTTCATGAAGCAGGAGAGCTGGCCGCCACAGGAACGCCTCTTTTCGAACTTGCCGATCTCTCCTCGCTTACCGTTAAGATCTATGTCCCCCTTGCCCAGCTGCCGGCGCTTCGCATCGGAAGCGAGGTTTCGATCATGGTGACGGGAAGCGAAAAAAGGTTGACGGGCAAGGTCGAACAGATAGCCGACGAGTCGGAATTCACCCCAAAGACGATTCTTACCAAGGAAACCCGCGAAACCCTGGTCTACGAGGTAAAGATTAGTGTTCCGAATCCTGGTGGTCTGCTGAAGATAGGAATGCCGGTAGATGTGTACCTCTGA
- a CDS encoding ABC transporter ATP-binding protein has translation MCTSEKEATAALEARAVSKGYGAIKALSRVSFSVEKSTIFGLIGPDGGGKTTLIRAFVSLLTLDEGELYFQGRRVNKSADFVRSHVGYMPQRFSLYQDLSVEENLRFFGRLFGVERRDLEKRIQRLYEFSGLGSFTKRRAGALSGGMKQKLALSCMLVHAPEIIILDEPTFGVDPVSRNDFWAILTSLRDEGTTILVSTAYMDEAYLCDMVGLMFGGKLLAVDEPNRLKSYYEVPLYRAEGAKAHQIYRFLDESGLCDQCNLFGDGVHFTLKKAEDSKHIETLIQSTSYTVDNIVRIEPGIEDLFLLLMETKGSYT, from the coding sequence ATGTGTACCTCTGAAAAAGAAGCAACGGCCGCCCTCGAAGCCCGGGCCGTTTCAAAAGGGTACGGAGCGATCAAGGCACTCAGCAGGGTCTCCTTTTCCGTAGAAAAAAGCACAATCTTCGGTCTGATCGGCCCGGACGGAGGGGGAAAGACCACCCTCATACGTGCATTCGTCTCTTTACTCACCCTGGACGAAGGAGAACTCTACTTTCAGGGAAGGAGGGTGAATAAAAGTGCCGACTTCGTCCGATCTCATGTCGGTTACATGCCGCAGCGTTTCAGCCTCTATCAGGATCTGAGCGTGGAAGAAAATCTGCGCTTCTTCGGTCGGCTTTTCGGAGTCGAACGGAGAGATCTTGAAAAACGCATTCAAAGGCTGTACGAATTCTCCGGTCTCGGAAGTTTTACGAAACGCAGGGCAGGCGCCCTCTCCGGCGGGATGAAGCAAAAGCTCGCCCTCTCCTGCATGCTGGTCCATGCTCCGGAGATTATCATTCTTGATGAGCCTACCTTTGGCGTCGACCCTGTTTCGCGGAACGATTTCTGGGCGATCCTTACCTCGCTGCGCGATGAGGGCACGACTATCCTCGTCAGTACCGCATACATGGACGAGGCCTATCTTTGCGACATGGTGGGCCTGATGTTCGGCGGAAAGCTTCTGGCAGTCGATGAACCGAATAGGCTCAAATCCTATTACGAGGTTCCCCTCTACCGTGCAGAAGGAGCTAAAGCACATCAAATCTACCGGTTTCTCGACGAAAGCGGTCTCTGCGACCAGTGTAATCTATTCGGCGACGGTGTTCACTTTACCTTGAAGAAGGCTGAGGATTCGAAGCATATCGAAACGCTCATCCAAAGCACTTCGTATACGGTCGACAATATCGTTCGGATAGAACCGGGGATTGAGGACCTGTTTCTCCTCCTTATGGAAACGAAAGGAAGTTATACATGA
- a CDS encoding ABC transporter ATP-binding protein, producing MIEGKNMEERSAVDVDGLTRRFGDFIAVNGISFQVAKGEIFGFLGANGAGKTTTIRMLCGLLSPTGGSGRVAGFDISSEYEKIKERIGYMSQKFSLYEDLTVMENIEFYGGIYGLGRNEVIERSRELFAIIGLNEHADQLAASLPMGWKQRMALCASLLHDPDIIFLDEPTSGVDPVARRSFWLLIYQLAETGKTIFVTTHYMDEAEYCNRLAIMKRGEIIELSGPQELKKRYGVGSMQEVFLEAVREKKI from the coding sequence ATGATAGAGGGAAAAAACATGGAGGAAAGATCCGCCGTCGATGTCGACGGGCTGACACGTCGCTTCGGCGATTTCATTGCGGTAAATGGAATTTCCTTCCAGGTTGCGAAGGGAGAAATCTTCGGATTCCTCGGTGCGAACGGAGCAGGCAAGACAACGACCATTCGTATGCTTTGCGGCTTACTCTCGCCCACCGGCGGAAGCGGAAGGGTCGCCGGTTTCGATATCAGCAGTGAGTACGAGAAGATAAAGGAACGTATCGGCTACATGAGCCAGAAATTCAGTCTATACGAAGACCTCACGGTCATGGAGAATATCGAATTCTACGGTGGAATCTACGGCCTCGGCCGCAATGAAGTGATCGAACGGAGTAGAGAACTTTTTGCGATTATCGGCCTTAACGAACATGCGGACCAACTGGCAGCCTCCCTGCCCATGGGATGGAAGCAACGCATGGCATTGTGCGCCAGCCTGCTTCATGATCCGGACATCATTTTTCTCGACGAGCCGACAAGCGGTGTCGATCCCGTGGCACGGCGTAGCTTTTGGCTGCTCATCTATCAGCTTGCAGAAACCGGTAAAACGATATTCGTCACGACACACTATATGGATGAGGCGGAGTATTGTAATCGCCTGGCGATCATGAAGCGGGGTGAGATTATCGAATTGTCGGGCCCGCAGGAGTTGAAGAAACGTTACGGAGTAGGTTCCATGCAGGAAGTATTTCTCGAAGCCGTACGGGAGAAAAAGATATGA
- a CDS encoding ABC transporter permease, which yields MKSSIPAIVGKEIVHILRDKQSLFMVLTMPVLMLLLYGYAITLDMQRINIMVVDNSGTPQSRELIRHVSSTDFFRISKVDSGIHDINTLFQSRMAQCVLFIPGDYAESIISGRQADLQLVIDASDPNAASFIQNYMGKVTAEEMIRRNGTEAGLFSIEPRIFYNPDMRSAPFFIPGLIALILILISALLTSIAIVREKESGTMEQLLVSPVKPSQIIIGKVLPYTLLGFVDGLIILVLGSLLFDVPIQGSFLLVACMMLIYVVTGLSLGILVSTISQSQSVAMLAAITLTILPSMLMSGFIFPISSMPRAFQYFSRIVPATYFIEIIRGIVLKGNGIAQIYRQAAVLLGIDIFLITVSIRAFRIRLE from the coding sequence ATGAAGAGTTCGATTCCGGCGATCGTCGGGAAGGAGATTGTCCACATTCTCAGGGACAAGCAAAGTCTTTTTATGGTTCTTACCATGCCTGTCCTCATGTTGCTGCTGTACGGCTACGCCATCACCCTCGACATGCAACGTATCAATATCATGGTCGTCGACAATTCCGGCACGCCACAGAGCCGGGAGCTGATCCGCCACGTTTCTTCAACCGATTTCTTCCGGATAAGCAAGGTGGACAGCGGCATTCACGACATCAATACCCTGTTTCAAAGCAGGATGGCCCAGTGTGTTCTTTTTATCCCCGGCGATTACGCCGAAAGCATAATTTCAGGCCGACAGGCAGACCTTCAACTCGTGATCGATGCAAGCGATCCCAATGCGGCAAGCTTCATCCAGAATTACATGGGAAAGGTGACCGCAGAGGAGATGATAAGGCGTAACGGAACAGAGGCAGGACTCTTTTCCATAGAGCCGAGGATCTTCTACAACCCGGATATGCGGTCGGCACCATTCTTCATTCCCGGACTTATCGCCCTCATCCTTATCCTGATAAGCGCCCTTCTGACAAGCATCGCCATCGTACGGGAAAAGGAGAGCGGGACCATGGAGCAGCTTTTAGTCAGCCCGGTAAAGCCGTCTCAGATCATCATCGGCAAGGTCCTCCCCTACACCCTCCTCGGCTTTGTCGATGGGCTCATTATCCTGGTTCTCGGCAGCCTCCTTTTCGATGTTCCGATTCAGGGATCCTTCCTGCTTGTCGCCTGTATGATGTTGATCTATGTCGTAACAGGACTCAGTCTCGGCATACTGGTATCGACGATCTCCCAAAGTCAATCGGTGGCGATGCTTGCGGCCATCACCCTGACCATCCTTCCTTCCATGCTGATGAGCGGCTTTATCTTTCCCATCAGCAGCATGCCCCGGGCATTTCAATACTTCAGCAGGATCGTACCGGCAACCTATTTTATCGAGATCATTCGGGGAATCGTTCTGAAGGGAAACGGCATCGCACAAATCTATCGGCAGGCAGCCGTGCTGCTTGGCATAGATATCTTTCTCATCACGGTAAGTATCAGAGCATTTCGAATTCGCTTGGAGTAG
- a CDS encoding ABC transporter permease, with protein MRRIIAVVRKEFRQIRRTKAYIGIIFIAPFMQLLIMGSAITNEVKHIPSAVLDLDRSPHSREVIEAFKAVNLFDYLGEVQSRLEATAEMDDGRLKLVLVIPRHFERDLSRGIRPGIQVLIDGVDGNSAGITLGYINSVLAKVQHDWALHTAGQGAASINLIPRMLYNPNLDSTLNFVPGLIGILLVMMTTMLTALNIVREKEIGTLEQLMVTPLEGWQLIIGKIIPFTVLGFLQFTIGVLAARIIFAIPLRGSLPLLYAMVGLFFLSTMGLGIFVSTITQTQQQAMFVAYFIIIFMLLLSGFFVPIQNMPIFVQYLTLINPLRYFINVLREIYLKATPFRYLWREAAAMGGIGLTLLIGAALRFHKRLG; from the coding sequence ATGAGACGAATCATCGCGGTCGTACGGAAAGAGTTCAGGCAGATCCGCCGAACCAAGGCATATATCGGCATTATTTTTATCGCACCCTTCATGCAATTGCTGATTATGGGATCGGCCATCACCAATGAGGTAAAACATATTCCTTCAGCGGTTTTGGATCTTGATCGCTCTCCGCACAGCAGAGAGGTGATCGAAGCGTTTAAGGCAGTGAATCTTTTCGATTATCTCGGTGAGGTCCAGTCACGGCTGGAGGCAACAGCAGAGATGGACGATGGCCGCCTCAAGCTTGTGCTCGTAATCCCCCGGCATTTTGAGCGTGATCTCTCCAGGGGGATACGGCCCGGCATTCAGGTCCTTATCGACGGGGTGGATGGTAACTCGGCGGGAATCACTCTAGGATACATCAATTCGGTACTTGCGAAGGTCCAACATGATTGGGCACTCCACACAGCAGGACAAGGCGCCGCGTCCATCAATCTGATCCCGCGCATGCTCTATAATCCCAATCTCGACAGCACCCTCAACTTCGTTCCCGGTCTCATCGGTATCCTTCTGGTCATGATGACAACCATGCTTACCGCCCTCAATATCGTTCGGGAAAAAGAGATCGGAACACTGGAGCAGCTCATGGTGACCCCGCTGGAAGGGTGGCAGCTGATCATCGGTAAGATCATTCCCTTTACCGTCCTGGGCTTCCTGCAGTTTACCATCGGTGTGCTTGCCGCCCGGATCATCTTCGCAATCCCATTACGCGGCAGCCTGCCCCTCCTCTATGCGATGGTCGGCCTCTTTTTTCTCTCGACCATGGGGCTGGGGATTTTTGTTTCGACCATAACGCAAACCCAGCAGCAGGCGATGTTCGTCGCCTATTTCATCATCATTTTTATGCTTCTGCTTTCCGGATTTTTTGTTCCGATTCAAAACATGCCGATATTCGTCCAGTACCTCACCTTGATTAATCCTCTACGCTACTTCATAAATGTCCTTCGGGAAATCTACCTTAAGGCGACCCCCTTCCGTTACCTCTGGAGAGAGGCAGCAGCAATGGGCGGCATAGGACTTACCTTGCTCATCGGAGCCGCCCTGCGCTTTCATAAGAGGTTGGGGTGA
- a CDS encoding sugar-binding transcriptional regulator, whose product MNNDQLVKVAYMYYVDNISQKDIAKEMNTSRANIARMLRLCREKKIVEIKINNESSYETFLALDLKSRFNLKDVTVIPDTINNEEAMIQVGKSGAAIVDRLLEDGAGIGISLGTTLYHFVSNMPTSYHQNVSVVQLVGGSQARPFKTDGINLVDTLATKLGAKAYLIHAPFLVKNEQLKEMLVAEPEVQETLQMMYKIDIAIIGIGSNHYEINALYEQGLLDKGDADNIISPKAVCTICGQQLNSEGAVIECSLNRRVIAFSVAALRSVKNVIALACGKDKVSAIKAALKGGFIDILVTDKKTALGILGTAP is encoded by the coding sequence ATGAACAACGATCAGCTTGTGAAAGTTGCATATATGTATTACGTGGATAATATTTCACAGAAAGATATTGCCAAAGAGATGAATACTTCCAGAGCCAATATTGCACGGATGCTACGACTTTGCAGGGAAAAGAAGATTGTTGAGATAAAAATCAATAATGAATCATCCTATGAAACGTTTCTTGCTCTTGATTTGAAAAGCCGCTTCAACCTCAAAGATGTGACAGTCATTCCCGATACCATAAACAATGAAGAGGCAATGATTCAGGTGGGTAAAAGTGGAGCTGCCATCGTCGATAGACTTCTTGAAGATGGAGCAGGCATCGGCATTTCTTTAGGAACTACACTTTATCATTTTGTTTCCAATATGCCGACTTCTTATCATCAAAATGTTAGTGTGGTTCAGCTGGTTGGCGGTAGCCAGGCAAGGCCCTTTAAAACCGATGGCATCAATCTTGTCGACACGCTTGCCACTAAACTTGGGGCAAAAGCTTACCTCATACATGCACCGTTTCTTGTAAAAAACGAGCAGTTGAAAGAGATGCTTGTTGCAGAACCCGAAGTACAAGAAACTCTGCAAATGATGTATAAGATCGACATAGCAATCATTGGAATTGGTTCAAATCATTACGAAATAAATGCCTTATATGAACAGGGGCTTTTGGACAAAGGTGATGCTGATAACATCATTTCTCCAAAGGCTGTTTGTACAATCTGTGGCCAGCAACTCAATAGTGAAGGGGCCGTTATTGAATGCAGTTTAAATCGACGAGTTATTGCATTTTCTGTAGCGGCATTGAGATCTGTTAAGAATGTTATTGCTCTTGCCTGTGGTAAGGATAAGGTGTCGGCGATTAAGGCTGCTTTAAAAGGTGGATTTATTGATATTCTTGTGACAGATAAAAAAACCGCGTTGGGAATTCTTGGAACGGCACCGTAA
- a CDS encoding AAA family ATPase yields MIVVFCGLPAVGKSYLADELSKRYSYRVINRDILRDRMFENAELDYSDEQNQFASLVAGELLTYLAKKDPTRVFIMDGRPFSKRTQREAIKSLAETLSQKIIFVLCYVDDQIVKVRLGGEGIIDRKDRRTFHRYQSLKEEFEPLIGDYLAVDTGHSVEKNLSIINNYIKERE; encoded by the coding sequence ATGATTGTTGTTTTCTGTGGTCTACCAGCCGTTGGGAAAAGCTACCTTGCTGATGAGCTTTCAAAACGGTATAGCTATAGAGTAATAAATCGTGATATTTTGCGTGACAGGATGTTTGAAAATGCTGAACTGGATTACAGTGATGAGCAAAACCAATTTGCCAGTTTGGTGGCTGGTGAGCTTTTGACCTATCTTGCAAAGAAGGATCCAACGCGTGTTTTTATCATGGATGGCAGGCCCTTTTCCAAGCGTACACAACGGGAAGCAATAAAGAGCTTGGCAGAAACCCTGTCGCAGAAAATCATTTTTGTTCTTTGCTATGTCGATGATCAAATCGTTAAGGTGCGCCTTGGCGGTGAAGGCATTATCGACAGAAAAGATCGACGTACATTTCATCGTTACCAAAGCCTGAAAGAGGAATTTGAACCTCTTATAGGCGATTATCTTGCCGTTGATACAGGACATTCCGTTGAAAAGAACCTGAGTATTATCAATAATTACATAAAGGAAAGGGAATGA
- a CDS encoding class II fructose-bisphosphate aldolase, producing the protein MSNENRIQEMIKRAYHEHWAIGQFNISNLETMMGVISAAEEKRSPVLLGISNGTIRHLGYSYIEGLVRTAEKVADIPLWFHLDHGKDFETVKNCVNIGFKSVMIDTSTLPLKENIEQVIPVVHFCKSHGIGVEAQIGVTWDEETGDESQEKTNPEEVKIFVESTDIDYLAFSFGNTPGRLSGYSNPDIKLLKEIADKSQVPIVMHGGTSVPDPDIMISISMGVSKINIDTLLRRAITDTFLSLYPNEASAPGDPRIAFKAMRNEIAERVGNRMELFGSAGRA; encoded by the coding sequence ATGTCAAATGAGAATCGAATTCAGGAAATGATCAAAAGGGCGTATCATGAGCACTGGGCTATAGGTCAATTCAATATATCTAATTTAGAAACAATGATGGGAGTGATTTCCGCCGCTGAAGAAAAACGCTCTCCGGTTCTTTTGGGAATTTCCAATGGAACCATCCGCCATCTTGGATATTCATACATCGAGGGCTTGGTTCGTACTGCCGAAAAGGTTGCCGACATCCCTTTATGGTTTCATCTTGATCATGGAAAAGATTTTGAGACGGTTAAAAACTGTGTCAACATTGGGTTCAAGTCGGTTATGATTGATACTTCAACCCTGCCTCTGAAGGAGAATATTGAGCAGGTCATTCCTGTTGTTCATTTCTGCAAGAGCCATGGGATCGGTGTTGAGGCACAGATCGGCGTTACCTGGGATGAAGAAACCGGCGATGAATCTCAGGAAAAAACAAATCCTGAAGAGGTTAAGATTTTTGTTGAATCGACGGATATTGATTATCTGGCCTTCTCCTTTGGAAATACTCCCGGTAGATTGTCCGGTTACTCCAACCCCGATATCAAACTGCTGAAGGAAATCGCTGATAAATCCCAAGTCCCTATTGTTATGCATGGAGGTACCAGTGTGCCTGACCCTGATATTATGATCTCTATCAGCATGGGGGTATCGAAGATCAATATTGATACCTTGCTTAGAAGGGCCATTACCGATACCTTCCTTTCTCTTTATCCTAATGAGGCCTCTGCACCAGGGGATCCCCGCATCGCCTTCAAAGCCATGCGGAATGAGATTGCGGAAAGAGTTGGCAACAGAATGGAGCTTTTCGGCTCTGCCGGCAGAGCATAG